The Rhizobiaceae bacterium genome contains the following window.
CCGTGGTGCTGCGCGGCGGCGTCTATGGAGAGGCCCTGCCCGCGCCGGTCGCAGAGCCGGAGCCCGAGAAGAAGCTCAGCCGTCCGGCGCAGCGCAAGCAGGAACGCGACGAGCGCCGCGCGGTTCGCGAGGCCATTCGCTTTGGCGAACCCCTGCCGCAGAAGGCAGAGACGCAAGCTCCCGCAGAGCAACAGTCAGGCGGCTAACCCGCGATCTTCGAAAAGTCTGCAACCTGTCCCGTTGCGGCGCGTATGCGAGACAACAGCGCCAGCCGGTTGGCGCGCACATTCTCGTCGGGATCGTTTACGAGTACGGCTTCAAAGAATGAATCAACTGGTTCACGTAGTGCGCTAAGCGCGCGCATGGCGGCGGAATAGTCTTCATTCTGAATCGCTTGCGCCGCTTCCTTCTCAGCCTGATTCACCGCGCCGGCCAGTTTTTTCTCGGCATCGTCGCGCAGCAGCGAAGCATCGACGGCCTCGGCAATGCGCGTGCCCTTCTTCTCCTCGGCGGCAAGAATGTTGGCCGCGCGCTTCGTTCCGGCGAGCAGGTTCTTGCCGTCCTCGCTGTCGAGGAACGCGCCCAGCGCCTCGACACGACGAACGATTGCGAGGAGGTCGTCCGCCTCCCGCGTGATCACCGCGTCGATGAGGTCATGCCGCGCGCCCTGGTCGCGCAGATAGACTTTCAGCCGGTCATGGAAGAAGGCGAGGAGGTCTCGCTCAAAGCGTGGCGCGGCGCCACCTACAACCCGAGCCGGAAAAAAGATGTTGACTGAACTGCTATCCGGCTGGCGACGTGCGTGAATCTGGTCTTCGAGGTTGGAGGTTGTTGCACGCAGGAAAGTGATAAGCGGCAGGCGAACGCCGTTTTCAAGCGCGATGCGAATGACGCCGAGCGCGGCGCGGCGCAGCGCATAGGGGTCCTTTGAGCCGGTCGGCTTTTCGTCGATGGCCCAGAAGCCCACAAGCGTATCCAGCTTGTCGGCCAGCGCGACGGCGACAGCCACGGGGTCGGACGGAATGCGGTCAGATGGGCCTTGTGGCTTGTAGTGGTCCTCAAGAGCGGCGGCGACGGATTCGCTCTCACCTTGCAGCAGCGCGTATTTGCGACCCATCGCGCCTTGCAATTCGGGAAACTCGCCGACGACTTCCGTTTGCAGATCTGCCTTGGCAAGAACGGCAGCGCGGCGCGCCAGTTTCGGATCGGCCCCGACAAGCGGAGCCAACTCTTCGGCCAGTGTCGCGATGCGCTGCACGCGCTCGCCCTGCGTGCCGATCTTCGCGTGGAAGGTGACGCCCAGCCTGTCCAGCCGCGCCATGCGCTGGTCGAGCGGCTTCGACAGGTCGAGATCGAACTTCGCCGCCGAGTCTTTCAACGTCTCGAGGTCGGGCAGGTCGTGCTGGTCCGTCTGCCAGAAATAGAGCGCATCGGACAGCCGCGCGCGGACCACCTTGCCGTTGCCATGCGCGATTTCGACGCCGCCGTCCTTCGCCTCGATGTTCGAGGTGAGGATGAAATGGTTGGACAGACCCTCGGCCTCGCCGCTCGGTCGCGTGACGAAGCATTTCTGGTTGGCACGGATGGTGAGTCGGATCACTTCAGCGGGGATGGTGAGAAATTCCTTCTCGAACGTGCCAATCAGCACCACCGGCCATTCGACGAGCCCTGACACCTCTTCCAGCAGCCCCTCGTCCTCGACCAGTTCGAGACCATTGGCGAAGGCGAGATTTGCCGCGTCGGTGCGGATGATCTCCTTGCGGCGTTCCGCGTCGAGCACGACTTTGGCCGCTTCCAGCTTCGCGGCGTAGTCCTCGAAGCGGCGCACCACGAAACCTTCCGGCGCATGGAATCGATGGCCGTAGGTGATGTTGCCGGAGCGGATGCCGTCCACGTCGAAATCCACGACGACCGGCTCGCCGGTTTCCGGGCCGAAGGTGCAGACGATGGATTGCAGCGGGCGCACCCAGCGCAGCGCGCCGGGTTTGGCGGACGCCTTGCCCCACCGCATGGATTTGGGCCACGGAAAGCCGCGCACGATCGCCGGGATGAGTTCGGCTATGATGTCCTCGGCGGCGCGACCCGGCTTCGACAGATGCGCGACGTAGAAATCGCCCTTCTTCGGATCGCTGTGGACATGCGCCTGCGAAATATCCGACAGGCCGGCCTTGCGCAGGAAACCCTGCACGGCCTGTTCCGGCGCGCTGGTGGAGGGTCCCTTGATCTCCTCATGTACGTCGCGCGAGCGCGCCGTCACGCCGCGAACGTCCAGCACGAGGCGGCGAGGCGTCCAGTATTCGCGCGCGGCCTCATAGGTCAGCCCGGCTTCCACGAGTCCATCCGTCACCATCTTGCGCAGGTCGCCCGCCGCCTTGCGCTGCATGCGGGCGGGGATTTCCTCGGAGCGGAGTTCAAGAAGAAGATCAGGCATGGCTGGCTCTTGGGTCGTTGGCTCGGATCAGGCGGCGCGAAGCGCTGCACCTCCTGCTTCGGTAAGCAGGAAGGCTTCGCCGCAGGCTTTCGCCAGCTCGCGGACCCTTAGAATATAGCTCTGCCGCTC
Protein-coding sequences here:
- the glyS gene encoding glycine--tRNA ligase subunit beta encodes the protein MPDLLLELRSEEIPARMQRKAAGDLRKMVTDGLVEAGLTYEAAREYWTPRRLVLDVRGVTARSRDVHEEIKGPSTSAPEQAVQGFLRKAGLSDISQAHVHSDPKKGDFYVAHLSKPGRAAEDIIAELIPAIVRGFPWPKSMRWGKASAKPGALRWVRPLQSIVCTFGPETGEPVVVDFDVDGIRSGNITYGHRFHAPEGFVVRRFEDYAAKLEAAKVVLDAERRKEIIRTDAANLAFANGLELVEDEGLLEEVSGLVEWPVVLIGTFEKEFLTIPAEVIRLTIRANQKCFVTRPSGEAEGLSNHFILTSNIEAKDGGVEIAHGNGKVVRARLSDALYFWQTDQHDLPDLETLKDSAAKFDLDLSKPLDQRMARLDRLGVTFHAKIGTQGERVQRIATLAEELAPLVGADPKLARRAAVLAKADLQTEVVGEFPELQGAMGRKYALLQGESESVAAALEDHYKPQGPSDRIPSDPVAVAVALADKLDTLVGFWAIDEKPTGSKDPYALRRAALGVIRIALENGVRLPLITFLRATTSNLEDQIHARRQPDSSSVNIFFPARVVGGAAPRFERDLLAFFHDRLKVYLRDQGARHDLIDAVITREADDLLAIVRRVEALGAFLDSEDGKNLLAGTKRAANILAAEEKKGTRIAEAVDASLLRDDAEKKLAGAVNQAEKEAAQAIQNEDYSAAMRALSALREPVDSFFEAVLVNDPDENVRANRLALLSRIRAATGQVADFSKIAG